A single Ignavibacteriales bacterium DNA region contains:
- a CDS encoding LytR C-terminal domain-containing protein — protein sequence MDELSAGSSEKEERFKKLLLISAILINLLVSIYLFLLIFPAEEGDRNKQTVESGKGDIITVEVLNGSGIPNASAMIADYLRGPGIDILQTGNYETFDIAETIVVNLSGDYQKAKIISAKLGLDSLRIVTITNPSRLLDISVIAGKDFKQLKLEN from the coding sequence ATGGATGAATTATCAGCCGGTTCTTCAGAAAAAGAAGAGCGGTTTAAAAAGCTACTTCTGATTTCTGCAATCCTGATAAATCTCCTTGTCAGCATCTACCTTTTTCTGCTCATTTTTCCCGCTGAAGAGGGGGACCGGAATAAACAAACCGTTGAGTCAGGCAAAGGGGATATCATAACGGTGGAGGTGCTGAATGGTTCCGGAATCCCGAATGCCAGCGCCATGATCGCCGACTATCTCCGCGGTCCCGGCATTGACATTCTGCAGACCGGAAACTATGAAACTTTTGACATTGCTGAAACAATTGTGGTGAATCTTTCCGGTGATTATCAGAAAGCGAAAATCATCAGCGCCAAGCTCGGGCTTGATTCTCTTCGTATTGTTACAATAACTAACCCTTCCCGCCTGCTGGATATATCAGTCATCGCCGGAAAGGACTTTAAACAACTAAAACTGGAAAACTGA
- a CDS encoding aminodeoxychorismate/anthranilate synthase component II codes for MNILVIDNYDSFTYNLVQLVGSSGHTIIVKRNDAVTIEEITAMAPDKILLSPGPGKPEDSKITLDILRRLSAAIPTLGVCLGHQAIGIVFGAKVSRAPNIMHGKTSSITHDNKGVFRNLPQGFTATRYHSLVIEKESLPDILEITAESEDHLIMGVRHKSLPVEGIQFHPESILTTEGKHLINNWLEQ; via the coding sequence ATGAACATACTCGTTATTGATAATTACGATTCCTTTACCTATAATCTGGTGCAGCTGGTCGGAAGTTCAGGTCATACGATCATCGTAAAAAGGAATGACGCGGTTACCATTGAGGAGATAACCGCAATGGCACCGGATAAAATACTCCTCTCCCCCGGTCCCGGCAAGCCGGAGGATTCAAAAATTACGCTTGATATACTGCGCCGGCTTTCAGCAGCCATTCCCACCCTTGGTGTCTGCCTCGGGCATCAGGCAATCGGGATTGTCTTTGGCGCAAAAGTGAGCCGGGCTCCGAATATCATGCACGGAAAAACTTCAAGCATTACGCATGATAACAAAGGAGTGTTCAGAAATCTGCCGCAGGGATTTACCGCAACCCGGTATCATTCATTGGTAATTGAAAAAGAATCGCTTCCGGATATACTTGAGATCACTGCTGAATCAGAAGATCACCTTATCATGGGCGTGCGGCATAAGTCACTGCCCGTAGAAGGAATTCAGTTTCATCCGGAATCCATACTCACCACCGAAGGAAAACATCTGATAAACAACTGGCTTGAACAATGA
- the surE gene encoding 5'/3'-nucleotidase SurE, with protein sequence MKVLISNDDGIDSTGIAALAEEFRKFADVTVVAPLREQSAVGHAITMKTPLRVIHYHKNSDFFGYAVDGTPADCVKMGVRNILNSNPDIVVSGINHGSNTATNVIYSGTVSAAREAAIMDIPAIAVSVTSHHAKHFHFAAELAAHYAKIIVKKGLRPGTLLNLNVPDLPREEIKGVLYTRQGKSKWDDIYEKRTDPYGRDYFWLTGNLVEMDATPAFDQRAISENYASVTPIHFDLTDYEELSRIAEWDSKF encoded by the coding sequence TTGAAAGTACTTATCAGCAACGATGACGGCATAGATTCAACCGGCATAGCCGCTCTTGCAGAGGAATTCAGAAAATTCGCAGATGTTACCGTGGTGGCACCGCTCAGAGAGCAAAGTGCCGTCGGCCACGCAATTACCATGAAAACACCCCTTCGCGTCATTCATTATCATAAAAACAGTGATTTTTTCGGATATGCAGTTGACGGCACCCCGGCAGACTGTGTTAAAATGGGAGTGAGAAATATCCTGAACAGCAACCCCGATATCGTGGTCAGCGGCATTAACCATGGCTCCAATACCGCAACCAATGTGATATATTCAGGAACCGTATCAGCAGCCCGTGAGGCGGCAATCATGGATATCCCGGCTATTGCGGTTTCGGTTACCAGCCATCACGCGAAACATTTTCACTTCGCCGCCGAGCTTGCGGCTCATTACGCAAAAATTATCGTAAAAAAAGGACTCCGCCCGGGTACGCTGCTGAACCTTAACGTACCAGATCTCCCCCGGGAAGAGATCAAAGGTGTGCTCTATACCCGTCAGGGTAAATCCAAATGGGATGATATTTATGAAAAGCGCACCGACCCCTATGGAAGAGATTATTTCTGGCTCACCGGCAATCTGGTAGAAATGGATGCCACGCCGGCATTTGATCAGAGAGCGATTTCAGAGAATTACGCTTCAGTAACCCCTATTCATTTTGATCTGACCGATTATGAAGAACTCAGCCGCATAGCTGAGTGGGATTCAAAGTTCTGA
- a CDS encoding chorismate-binding protein, with product MLFRKSTLEEFNRLSRDYNLIPVYEFIPADMITPVLAYQRIRSSGKFTFLLESVEDSLNFGRYSFIGLNPAKELLNFGGRTLLREGGRESALPDDIFSALKKELEGISQPQIEGLPYFKGGAAGFIGYENTELLEPVLGITEKSSEQPDSCLGIFRELIAFDHLKHQLILICNVHIKPDQSRAEQFTPAQERLSALKTLLSAPRPHPGPFSITSYIKQAIDSARFTESFNRIKEHILDGDVFQLVLSEKFSAEFDGDPFHVYRALRMINPSPYMYILEMPGDMKVIGTSPEDLVRVKDGKAAILPIAGTRRRGTTAADDNRLAEQLMNDPKENAEHTMLVDLARNDLGRVCAYGTVSLKEDRRIKMYSHVMHIVSRVEGEVREDISAVDVLAASFPAGTVTGAPKVRAMEIIKNLEAVQRGLYAGAVGYFDFSGNMDMCIAIRSFFIHRNIISWQAGAGIVLDSRPELEMKEIYNKARVMTEAIQAAGRIDEHTRY from the coding sequence ATGTTATTCAGAAAAAGTACCTTAGAAGAATTTAACAGGCTCAGCAGGGATTATAACCTTATCCCGGTTTATGAATTTATCCCCGCTGATATGATCACCCCGGTGCTGGCCTATCAGCGCATCCGGAGCAGCGGAAAGTTCACCTTCCTGCTGGAGTCGGTCGAGGATTCTCTGAACTTTGGCAGGTATTCTTTTATCGGACTCAATCCGGCAAAAGAACTGCTGAACTTTGGCGGACGGACTCTGCTCCGTGAAGGGGGCAGGGAATCAGCACTGCCGGATGATATTTTCTCCGCTCTTAAAAAGGAGCTGGAGGGCATCTCACAGCCGCAGATTGAGGGCCTCCCCTATTTCAAAGGAGGGGCGGCAGGATTCATCGGATATGAAAACACGGAACTGCTTGAGCCGGTTCTGGGAATTACGGAGAAATCCTCAGAACAGCCCGACTCCTGCCTTGGAATCTTCCGGGAACTGATTGCCTTTGATCATCTGAAACATCAGCTTATACTGATCTGCAACGTTCACATCAAACCGGATCAAAGCAGGGCTGAGCAATTCACCCCGGCGCAGGAACGGCTTTCCGCGCTTAAAACACTTCTTTCCGCTCCCCGTCCGCATCCCGGCCCTTTCAGCATTACTTCATATATAAAACAGGCAATTGATTCCGCCCGGTTTACTGAATCTTTTAACCGGATCAAAGAACATATTCTTGATGGTGATGTGTTTCAGCTGGTGCTTTCGGAAAAATTCAGTGCTGAGTTTGATGGAGATCCGTTTCATGTGTACCGCGCTCTGCGGATGATAAATCCCTCCCCCTATATGTATATACTGGAAATGCCCGGGGATATGAAAGTAATCGGAACTTCACCGGAAGATTTAGTCCGTGTGAAGGATGGCAAAGCTGCCATACTCCCCATCGCCGGAACCAGAAGAAGGGGCACCACGGCAGCAGATGATAACCGGCTTGCCGAACAGCTGATGAATGATCCTAAAGAAAACGCGGAACACACCATGCTGGTTGATCTTGCACGGAATGATCTTGGCAGAGTATGCGCTTATGGAACGGTTTCACTAAAAGAGGACCGGAGAATAAAAATGTACTCTCACGTAATGCACATTGTCTCCCGGGTTGAGGGGGAAGTGCGTGAAGATATATCAGCGGTGGATGTGCTTGCAGCAAGTTTTCCGGCGGGAACCGTAACCGGCGCTCCTAAGGTGAGAGCAATGGAGATTATTAAGAACCTTGAAGCCGTACAACGTGGTCTGTATGCAGGCGCTGTCGGCTACTTTGATTTCTCAGGAAATATGGATATGTGTATTGCCATCAGAAGTTTTTTTATTCACAGGAATATCATAAGCTGGCAGGCAGGCGCCGGAATAGTGCTGGACAGCCGGCCGGAGCTTGAAATGAAAGAGATATATAACAAGGCACGCGTTATGACCGAAGCCATTCAGGCAGCAGGGAGGATTGATGAACATACTCGTTATTGA
- the pgeF gene encoding peptidoglycan editing factor PgeF — translation MIIIEPEIFNVFPEIKCGFSTKTDPEALPPYYFNLSASVGDDPAAVMARKERFYNWFGITSSDVATQYQVHEDTITYVTKPGLSPSSDVLVTDVTGLGLVVSSADCLPVFIYDKKNHVIAGIHSGWKSSEKRIVRKALEFLQDKWNSHPDDLYIYFGPSISGEVYEVGPEVAQKFPSKYLIPKKEKFLLNIPLFNLDILTSFGIPDKNIQVSRLCSYSSKKLLHSYRRDGQVSGRAVGMILMKEKN, via the coding sequence ATGATAATAATAGAACCAGAGATATTTAACGTCTTTCCGGAAATAAAGTGCGGTTTCAGCACAAAAACTGACCCGGAAGCGCTCCCCCCCTACTATTTTAACCTTTCTGCCTCTGTGGGGGATGATCCTGCCGCGGTTATGGCACGAAAGGAGCGGTTTTATAACTGGTTCGGCATCACTTCATCAGACGTTGCAACCCAGTATCAGGTTCATGAGGATACCATCACCTATGTGACAAAACCGGGACTAAGCCCCTCCTCAGATGTTCTTGTGACTGATGTAACCGGGCTCGGACTGGTGGTTTCCTCTGCTGACTGCCTTCCTGTGTTTATCTACGACAAAAAAAACCATGTAATAGCCGGGATTCACTCAGGCTGGAAAAGTTCTGAAAAACGGATTGTCAGAAAAGCTCTGGAATTTCTGCAGGACAAATGGAATTCACATCCGGATGATTTGTATATTTATTTTGGACCTTCAATTTCCGGGGAGGTGTATGAGGTCGGCCCGGAAGTAGCGCAAAAATTTCCCTCCAAATATCTTATTCCGAAAAAGGAAAAATTTCTGCTGAATATCCCGCTATTTAATCTTGATATACTCACATCCTTCGGGATACCGGATAAAAATATACAGGTAAGCAGGCTCTGCTCTTACAGCAGCAAGAAATTGCTCCACTCTTACCGTAGGGATGGACAGGTTTCCGGCCGCGCTGTGGGTATGATACTGATGAAGGAGAAAAACTGA
- the rsfS gene encoding ribosome silencing factor, with amino-acid sequence MNSEALAEKAAELMLEKKGFDVKILALKEVTTLTDYFVICSADSDTQVKAIADNVEKTLRDESIRVLGKEGYTSLNWVLLDYVDVVVHVFKKDVREFYNLERLWADVPVKEVTDPVA; translated from the coding sequence TTGAATTCAGAAGCACTTGCTGAAAAAGCAGCAGAGCTTATGCTCGAAAAGAAAGGATTTGACGTTAAGATCCTTGCCCTCAAAGAGGTGACCACATTAACGGACTATTTTGTTATCTGCTCCGCCGACTCCGATACCCAGGTGAAAGCCATTGCAGACAATGTTGAAAAAACACTGAGGGATGAATCCATCCGCGTTCTCGGTAAGGAAGGATATACATCGCTGAACTGGGTGCTGCTTGACTATGTTGATGTGGTGGTTCACGTTTTCAAGAAAGATGTGCGGGAGTTTTATAACCTTGAACGCCTCTGGGCTGATGTTCCCGTAAAAGAAGTAACCGATCCTGTAGCATAA
- a CDS encoding EamA family transporter, whose translation MLLKYILLYILLCLIWGTTWLAIRLGLEDFAPFFSAGLRFVVAAVVLGAIIYLKKIPLPFDKKSMLIYIMLGMFSFFVPFGMVYWGEQHVSSGLAAVLFAVYPFGVTVFSHFILRNEEITPRKVAGMVLSFAGVYTIFHNSIGGGSDLYVIGMFMILISAVMQAYILVLFKKHGSYLNALSVNFIPVLIAGVSFFISSAIIEPEPVKQITAAGISTTLYLGIFGTVITFTTYYYLLKRIPLLLLSFIAFITPVIAVIAGWIFAAEKLSEKDLIGSALVVAGLGIANLVFNKKNQT comes from the coding sequence ATGCTGCTGAAATATATATTACTCTATATTCTGCTCTGTCTTATCTGGGGAACAACCTGGCTTGCGATCCGGCTCGGTCTGGAGGATTTTGCCCCGTTCTTTTCTGCAGGGCTGCGGTTTGTGGTCGCGGCAGTGGTGCTAGGCGCCATTATTTACCTGAAAAAGATTCCGCTTCCCTTTGATAAAAAGTCCATGCTGATCTATATCATGCTCGGCATGTTCTCTTTCTTTGTTCCCTTTGGCATGGTTTACTGGGGAGAGCAGCATGTGAGCAGCGGACTTGCCGCGGTGCTTTTTGCGGTCTATCCGTTTGGTGTGACGGTTTTCTCCCACTTTATTCTGCGCAATGAAGAAATCACTCCGCGCAAGGTTGCAGGAATGGTTCTTTCATTTGCGGGGGTATATACGATTTTTCATAACAGTATCGGCGGCGGATCTGATCTTTATGTTATCGGAATGTTTATGATTCTGATAAGTGCTGTTATGCAGGCATATATTCTGGTGCTCTTTAAGAAGCATGGTTCGTATCTGAATGCACTTTCGGTGAATTTTATACCTGTTCTGATTGCCGGAGTAAGTTTTTTTATTTCTTCAGCGATTATTGAACCTGAGCCGGTAAAACAGATTACCGCTGCCGGTATCAGCACAACGCTCTATCTTGGTATATTCGGTACCGTAATAACTTTTACAACGTATTATTATCTTCTAAAACGGATTCCGCTGCTGCTTCTTTCCTTTATTGCGTTTATCACTCCGGTCATTGCGGTAATTGCGGGCTGGATTTTTGCGGCTGAAAAATTATCTGAAAAAGATCTCATCGGGAGCGCTCTTGTGGTAGCGGGGCTCGGAATCGCTAATCTCGTATTCAATAAGAAAAATCAGACCTGA
- the trpD gene encoding anthranilate phosphoribosyltransferase: MTSMYLKQLIEGHRPEMKEAYEIMNSVLSGAVSASLLSSLLTAMRMRGETPEEIAGFALAMRSNSRQFTYSGGPLVDLCGTGGDNSSTVNISTIASFIVAGTGIKVAKHGNRAVSGKCGSADILEELGCSIDLDDEQITECLNKSGFAFFFAPNFHTAMKHAAPVRRELGFRTVFNMLGPLTNPAGVKRQMTGTFTDEAARSLARAAALLDYEKIALLCTENSVDELLPGKEALVITVEGKKIREQIITPDYPSLSKKNPEGLYAATKEESKRAFLEVIDEAKESYTFSAAVINAAMTLTTARDSGSMDQAIEECIYALRSGDAYRAFQNYLKLSKIPVS; this comes from the coding sequence ATGACATCAATGTATCTTAAACAGTTAATTGAGGGGCACCGTCCTGAAATGAAAGAAGCGTACGAAATAATGAACTCGGTGCTCTCAGGCGCGGTATCGGCATCATTGCTTTCATCACTGTTAACCGCGATGCGTATGCGGGGAGAAACACCTGAAGAGATAGCCGGATTTGCTCTTGCCATGCGGAGTAACTCCCGGCAGTTCACCTATTCAGGAGGACCGCTGGTTGATCTCTGCGGAACCGGCGGAGATAACTCATCAACAGTGAATATATCAACCATAGCTTCATTCATTGTGGCGGGAACAGGTATCAAAGTAGCCAAGCATGGCAACAGGGCTGTCTCAGGCAAATGCGGCAGCGCGGATATACTTGAGGAGCTTGGCTGCTCCATTGATCTTGATGATGAACAGATTACGGAGTGCCTTAACAAATCCGGTTTTGCTTTTTTCTTTGCACCTAATTTCCACACCGCGATGAAGCACGCAGCACCGGTCAGGCGGGAGCTCGGCTTCAGGACGGTGTTTAATATGCTCGGCCCGCTTACCAATCCTGCCGGAGTTAAAAGACAGATGACCGGCACCTTTACCGATGAGGCTGCAAGATCGCTTGCAAGAGCAGCAGCGCTGCTTGATTATGAAAAGATAGCACTGCTTTGCACAGAGAACTCGGTTGATGAACTGCTCCCGGGTAAAGAAGCATTAGTAATAACCGTTGAAGGAAAAAAAATCCGGGAACAGATTATTACGCCTGATTACCCTTCACTGAGCAAAAAAAATCCGGAGGGGCTTTATGCAGCAACTAAAGAGGAAAGCAAGCGGGCTTTTCTGGAAGTGATTGATGAGGCAAAGGAGAGTTACACATTCTCAGCCGCGGTAATCAATGCAGCAATGACGCTTACCACCGCCCGCGATTCAGGCAGTATGGATCAGGCGATTGAGGAGTGTATTTATGCCCTCCGCTCCGGTGATGCTTACCGGGCTTTTCAGAATTATCTCAAACTGAGCAAAATACCGGTATCATGA
- the trpC gene encoding indole-3-glycerol phosphate synthase TrpC: MKKDFLSDIIEAKKEEVSKLKRDFTWNNLADLGSRFSRRLSLEESIRNTAGTAIIAEIKKASPSKGIIREDFNHRKIADIYIEEAVAGISVLTEKSYFMGAPAFLEELAQEKIIPLLRKDFIIHELQIAESASIGADCILLISELLSASQIAEYTHAANELGMGVLLEMHDRDQIEKISFSQNPLIGINNRNLKTFETSLEATREIRKLIPDSVTVISESGISKKDDISFIQDSGAKGVLVGEHFMRAKDIRSEVRRMKEYCNG, from the coding sequence ATGAAAAAAGATTTTCTTTCAGATATCATAGAAGCAAAGAAGGAAGAAGTCTCTAAACTTAAAAGAGATTTCACCTGGAACAATCTGGCTGATCTGGGTTCACGCTTCAGCAGACGTCTTTCACTTGAGGAAAGTATCCGCAATACCGCCGGGACAGCCATTATCGCTGAGATCAAAAAGGCAAGCCCATCAAAAGGTATCATCCGTGAGGATTTTAACCACCGGAAAATCGCTGACATATATATTGAAGAAGCTGTGGCAGGAATCTCAGTCCTGACGGAGAAAAGCTACTTTATGGGTGCACCGGCGTTTCTTGAAGAACTGGCGCAGGAGAAAATTATTCCGCTGCTCAGGAAGGATTTTATTATTCATGAACTGCAGATTGCGGAAAGTGCATCAATCGGTGCTGACTGCATCCTGCTGATATCAGAACTGCTTTCTGCTTCACAAATCGCTGAATATACACATGCCGCGAATGAACTCGGGATGGGGGTCCTGCTTGAGATGCATGACAGGGATCAGATTGAAAAAATCAGTTTTTCACAGAACCCGCTTATCGGCATCAATAACCGCAATCTTAAGACGTTCGAAACTTCGCTTGAAGCAACAAGAGAAATCAGAAAGCTGATACCTGACTCCGTTACCGTCATCAGTGAAAGCGGTATCAGCAAAAAAGATGATATATCATTCATACAGGATTCAGGAGCAAAAGGGGTGCTGGTCGGAGAGCATTTTATGCGTGCAAAGGATATCCGCTCAGAAGTGAGAAGGATGAAGGAATATTGCAATGGTTAA
- a CDS encoding ComF family protein yields MYHTAAFSRVVHAKKSRDALMQAGGVLKSFVQLFFPETCAGCRERLREDELYICGECHNSLTILTPGERLAEYNGRYKSEKLIDEIYPLFGMMRDSIEIEIIHRIKYRNKQKLAHWLGQLHAKMITDYCDYDFVSPVPLHKLKLLERGYNQSELIARGISAESNIPFKNCLKKTVYTETQTHKSAFERRKNIRNTFEPVQGADITGKWVLLADDVLTTGATVSECAKVLKENGAAKVAVATIALTI; encoded by the coding sequence ATGTATCATACTGCTGCTTTCAGCAGAGTGGTTCATGCGAAAAAGAGCCGGGATGCTCTGATGCAAGCGGGGGGAGTGCTTAAAAGCTTTGTGCAGCTCTTCTTTCCCGAGACCTGCGCCGGGTGCAGGGAACGTTTGCGGGAAGATGAACTGTATATCTGCGGTGAATGCCACAACTCACTCACCATTCTGACCCCCGGGGAGCGGCTGGCTGAATACAACGGAAGATATAAATCCGAAAAACTGATTGATGAAATCTACCCTCTTTTCGGGATGATGCGAGATTCCATCGAAATTGAGATTATCCACCGGATAAAATACCGTAATAAGCAGAAGCTCGCGCACTGGCTCGGTCAGCTTCACGCAAAAATGATTACTGATTATTGTGATTATGACTTCGTTTCACCTGTTCCCCTCCACAAACTGAAACTGCTCGAACGCGGATATAACCAGAGCGAACTGATTGCCCGCGGAATTTCGGCAGAAAGCAACATTCCCTTTAAGAACTGCCTGAAGAAAACGGTATATACGGAAACCCAGACGCACAAATCAGCATTTGAACGAAGGAAGAATATCCGGAATACCTTTGAACCGGTTCAGGGGGCTGACATAACGGGAAAGTGGGTGCTGCTCGCTGATGATGTGCTGACCACCGGGGCAACGGTGAGTGAGTGCGCAAAAGTGCTGAAGGAAAACGGTGCGGCAAAAGTGGCGGTAGCCACTATTGCATTAACAATCTGA
- the folB gene encoding dihydroneopterin aldolase — protein MKNIIRINKASFYAYHGVFQSEQNVGGKFEADIVIYTDFSLASEKDQLKNTIDYEKVYQVLHETAIAKKYYLIEALAAKITDDLFRKFETVEKLEVRIRKNNPPIGGVVESVEVEIIKERNEFLREWK, from the coding sequence ATGAAAAATATCATCAGAATAAACAAAGCTTCGTTTTATGCCTATCATGGCGTGTTTCAGAGCGAACAGAATGTCGGCGGCAAATTTGAGGCGGATATTGTCATCTATACGGACTTTTCTCTGGCCTCGGAAAAAGACCAGCTGAAAAATACCATTGACTACGAAAAGGTGTATCAGGTATTGCATGAAACCGCCATAGCAAAAAAGTATTACTTAATTGAAGCGCTGGCGGCAAAAATAACCGATGATCTTTTCCGGAAGTTCGAGACTGTTGAAAAACTGGAAGTGCGGATACGGAAGAACAATCCTCCCATCGGCGGAGTTGTAGAATCGGTTGAAGTGGAAATCATTAAAGAACGGAATGAGTTTCTGAGAGAATGGAAGTAA
- a CDS encoding arginine--tRNA ligase — MRTYVKQLFDAAAQKLPYLNEVPVFFESPKQESHGDLACSAAMMLARYLKRRPLDIANEIVAELKYDPAIIEKVEIAPPGFINIRFTHNYTSGIIPAILKKGESFGKSDIYSGKRAMVEFVSANPTGPLTVGHGRNAVSGDTIASLLEWIGYTVDREYYFNNAGRQMRVLGDSVKYRYLQLLGEQIDFPEDHYQGEYIIDIAKKLHEQYGDSLRENAPADLFKDTAEKEIFADIEKTLRSIGIVFQNYYNENSLYTDGKIDDVMKLFKEKNLSYESEGATWLKLSEMGQDADKVIIKSTGEPTYRLPDIAYHTTKFNRGYDLMVDLFGSDHNATYTDVLAGLKALGYDTEKVKVLIHQFVTIMQGKEIVKMSTRKANFITLDELIAETGKDAVRYFFNMRSITTHLNFDLEIAKKQTDENPVFYLQYAHARICSIMRMAEEQKIGLTDNPAGGLSHEDEIRLLRKLWQFENEVLIAAENFEPQRITVYLEDLAGLFHRFYTSCRIIGSEQTVAEARLTLCAAVRQTIKNGLQILGVSAPERM, encoded by the coding sequence GTGAGAACGTACGTAAAGCAACTGTTTGACGCGGCTGCCCAAAAGCTGCCCTATCTGAATGAAGTCCCCGTCTTTTTTGAAAGCCCTAAGCAGGAGTCTCATGGCGATCTTGCCTGCAGCGCTGCCATGATGCTTGCCAGATATCTGAAGCGCCGCCCGCTTGATATTGCGAATGAAATAGTCGCGGAGCTGAAATATGACCCGGCAATTATTGAAAAAGTTGAAATAGCACCCCCGGGCTTTATAAACATCAGATTTACCCATAATTATACCTCCGGCATCATTCCCGCCATCCTGAAAAAAGGAGAGAGTTTCGGCAAATCGGATATATACTCCGGTAAAAGAGCGATGGTGGAGTTTGTTTCTGCCAACCCGACCGGCCCGCTCACCGTAGGACACGGAAGAAACGCTGTCTCGGGTGATACCATTGCCTCGCTGCTGGAGTGGATCGGATATACGGTAGACCGTGAGTATTATTTTAACAATGCCGGCCGCCAGATGCGTGTGCTGGGTGACTCCGTAAAATACCGCTATCTGCAGCTCCTCGGTGAGCAGATTGATTTCCCGGAAGACCATTATCAGGGGGAATATATCATTGATATCGCAAAAAAACTTCATGAACAGTACGGCGATTCCCTGCGCGAAAATGCCCCTGCTGATCTATTTAAAGATACCGCGGAAAAGGAAATCTTTGCCGATATAGAAAAAACACTCCGTTCCATCGGTATTGTATTTCAGAACTATTATAACGAGAACAGCTTATATACCGACGGAAAAATTGATGACGTCATGAAGCTGTTTAAGGAAAAGAACCTTAGTTACGAGTCAGAGGGAGCTACCTGGCTGAAACTTTCAGAAATGGGACAGGATGCGGATAAAGTAATCATCAAATCAACGGGAGAGCCGACCTACCGCCTGCCTGATATTGCCTATCACACAACCAAATTCAACCGGGGATACGATCTGATGGTTGATCTTTTTGGGTCTGACCACAATGCAACTTATACCGATGTACTGGCCGGACTAAAAGCCCTTGGCTACGATACCGAAAAGGTTAAAGTTCTCATCCATCAGTTCGTAACCATTATGCAGGGGAAGGAAATCGTAAAGATGTCCACCCGAAAGGCAAACTTCATTACGCTTGATGAACTGATAGCCGAGACGGGGAAAGATGCAGTCCGCTACTTTTTTAATATGCGCAGCATTACCACGCATCTGAATTTTGATTTGGAGATTGCAAAAAAACAGACGGATGAAAATCCCGTCTTTTATCTCCAGTATGCACATGCCCGTATCTGTTCGATCATGAGAATGGCTGAAGAACAGAAAATCGGACTGACGGATAACCCTGCAGGCGGTCTTTCACACGAAGATGAAATACGCCTTCTCAGAAAACTGTGGCAGTTTGAAAACGAAGTGCTGATAGCGGCAGAAAATTTTGAACCGCAGCGCATTACGGTATATCTTGAAGATCTTGCGGGGCTGTTCCATCGTTTCTATACTTCCTGCAGAATAATCGGGAGTGAACAAACGGTTGCAGAGGCGCGGTTAACACTCTGTGCAGCAGTGCGTCAGACGATTAAAAACGGACTTCAGATACTCGGCGTTTCAGCACCCGAGCGGATGTAA
- a CDS encoding aspartate 1-decarboxylase, whose translation MTREMFKSKIHRATITEAELFYEGSITIDKELIDAADFLPGEKVQVVNLSNGSRLETYVLEGAPGSGTICLNGPAARLGYKGDEVVIITYAHMSEEEARSHKPRIVFVDKQNKITSIKN comes from the coding sequence ATGACAAGGGAAATGTTCAAGTCTAAAATTCACAGGGCAACCATTACCGAAGCTGAGTTGTTCTATGAAGGTAGCATTACCATAGACAAAGAACTGATTGATGCCGCTGACTTTCTCCCGGGAGAAAAAGTTCAGGTAGTAAACCTGAGCAATGGCAGCCGGCTGGAAACGTATGTTCTGGAAGGTGCGCCCGGAAGCGGTACCATCTGCCTGAACGGCCCCGCTGCCCGGTTAGGGTACAAGGGGGATGAAGTGGTGATTATTACCTATGCTCACATGAGCGAGGAAGAAGCCCGCAGCCATAAGCCAAGAATTGTTTTTGTTGATAAACAGAATAAGATTACATCTATAAAAAATTGA